One genomic segment of Oscillatoria salina IIICB1 includes these proteins:
- a CDS encoding inorganic diphosphatase has product MDLSRIPAQPKPGIVNVLIEIPAGSKNKYEFDKDLNAFALDRVLYSSVHYPYDYGFIPNTLADDGDPLDGMVLIDQPTFPGCTIAARPIGMLEMIDSGDRDEKIICVPDKDPRYTQVKSLENVASHRLDEIAEFFRTYKNLENKKTEILGWQNIDKVMPLIEKCIAAGSK; this is encoded by the coding sequence GTGGATTTATCGCGCATTCCGGCTCAACCAAAGCCCGGTATAGTGAATGTTTTGATCGAAATTCCGGCAGGAAGTAAGAATAAGTACGAATTTGATAAAGATTTGAATGCTTTTGCCCTGGATCGAGTGCTTTACTCTTCAGTACACTACCCTTATGATTATGGTTTTATCCCCAATACTTTAGCTGATGACGGCGATCCCCTTGATGGGATGGTATTGATAGACCAGCCAACTTTTCCCGGATGCACGATCGCTGCTAGACCGATTGGTATGCTAGAAATGATCGACTCAGGCGATCGCGATGAAAAAATTATCTGCGTCCCCGATAAAGATCCTCGTTACACTCAGGTTAAGTCTCTGGAAAATGTAGCTTCTCATCGCTTGGATGAAATTGCTGAGTTTTTTCGTACCTACAAAAATTTAGAAAACAAGAAGACGGAAATTCTCGGCTGGCAAAACATTGACAAAGTAATGCCCTTAATCGAAAAGTGCATTGCTGCCGGAAGCAAGTAG
- a CDS encoding MBL fold metallo-hydrolase: protein MADLEPAAPKLEKLISDSKETNPAACFLVKFWGVKNQIATPGKDNLRYGGNTSCVEMRVADKRLIFDGGTGIRKLGNSLLSQMPVEAHIFFTHCHWDRIQGFPFFVPAFIPGNCFHIYGADASNGSSFQERLAKQMTHPNFPVPIQVMQSELKFHCLTPGQKENLDNVEVETILLNNTHRSVAYRVSWQKHSVVYATDLEYSCESFPQKLLNLAQNANLLILDVPEVANSNLHNSASPELQEKVWLWSVETAKAARVKQVVLSSHSPDYNDDRLDQMEQKIKSVFGNACLAREGMLVSVN, encoded by the coding sequence ATGGCAGATCTCGAGCCAGCAGCACCAAAGTTAGAAAAGTTGATTTCAGACAGCAAGGAAACTAACCCTGCTGCCTGTTTTCTCGTCAAGTTCTGGGGAGTTAAAAATCAAATTGCTACTCCTGGAAAGGATAACCTGCGCTATGGGGGTAATACTTCCTGCGTGGAAATGCGCGTCGCCGACAAACGTTTAATTTTTGATGGCGGTACGGGAATACGCAAGCTAGGAAATAGTTTGCTCTCGCAGATGCCTGTGGAAGCTCATATCTTTTTTACCCACTGTCACTGGGATCGCATCCAAGGGTTTCCTTTTTTTGTTCCTGCCTTTATTCCTGGAAATTGCTTTCACATTTACGGTGCAGATGCCTCGAATGGTTCTTCTTTCCAAGAACGACTTGCCAAGCAAATGACTCATCCTAATTTTCCGGTTCCTATTCAGGTGATGCAGTCGGAACTCAAGTTTCACTGCCTTACTCCGGGACAAAAGGAAAATTTAGATAATGTTGAGGTTGAGACAATTTTGCTCAATAATACTCATCGCTCTGTTGCTTATCGAGTGAGTTGGCAAAAACATTCTGTGGTTTACGCTACCGATCTCGAATACTCTTGTGAAAGTTTTCCTCAAAAATTACTTAATTTGGCTCAAAATGCAAATTTACTGATTTTGGATGTTCCGGAAGTGGCGAACTCGAATTTACATAATTCGGCTTCGCCAGAATTGCAAGAGAAGGTGTGGTTGTGGAGTGTGGAAACAGCAAAAGCTGCTCGGGTTAAGCAAGTAGTTTTGTCTTCTCATTCTCCAGATTATAATGACGATCGCCTCGACCAAATGGAACAAAAGATCAAGTCGGTTTTTGGCAATGCCTGTCTTGCTCGTGAGGGAATGCTTGTGAGTGTTAATTAA
- a CDS encoding response regulator, whose translation MSSTLNKQPTILAVDDSTVMQGLIKRILGNDYEVLVADNAVDALSMIYHQQIAVLLLDVSMPGVDGLELCRTVRSLPQFQELPIVMLTARDGTFDKVQGRLAGATEYLTKPFDANTLRSIVSNYVKPSKSC comes from the coding sequence ATGTCTTCAACCTTAAACAAGCAACCAACTATATTAGCAGTGGACGACAGCACCGTCATGCAAGGACTGATTAAACGAATTTTGGGAAACGACTACGAAGTGTTAGTTGCAGATAACGCTGTTGATGCCTTATCAATGATTTACCATCAACAAATTGCCGTTTTGTTATTAGACGTATCAATGCCTGGAGTTGATGGCTTAGAACTTTGTCGGACAGTGCGTAGTTTACCTCAATTTCAAGAGTTACCAATTGTGATGTTAACAGCAAGAGATGGAACTTTTGATAAAGTTCAAGGTCGTTTGGCTGGAGCAACAGAATATCTGACCAAGCCTTTTGATGCTAATACTTTACGTTCAATTGTTAGTAACTACGTGAAACCGAGTAAATCTTGTTAA
- a CDS encoding ATP-binding protein → MIHLENNSILDNFTDVFFVLDSRGRFTYLNIRAEQFFLCSRAELIGKCIWDKFPTLAKTNLEQQYSLVKSSQVSVKFEEFYEPLGIWFEASIFPYQENFVVSWRDLSECTQKSHLARLQAKLTEIIAAGESLTATLQKCTEIIVNQPDISRAEIWTYNLKEKQLQLTVFSEKVSARENQEDYNNRQNLNGDRKLSSSNNRCVDENLIEIIARTREAYYGIPQQSQERKKGSLSFDVSEEKSYFIGYPLLLEEKLVGAIAFWCDKPGNSQMEETWSSLLKLIAIGIERCWAKQAKASHREGLIFCLANQIRNSLDLDTILQTAVSEIRSLLQVNRCFYLWCWSKPNHPSLTISHEACDPESKLSTIGDCPPQKLGLLAKTVTSNTILCIDEISNYSAKKDEETIELLTELGISSILLLPLKTRAGHLGAIACSNSEGKRVWKNEEIDILQAVVDQLAIAIDQAELFAQARATALAAQTQAQQLQLTLQQLKQTQGQLIQNEKMSSLGQMIAGIAHEINNPVNFISGNLSCTSEYAENAIALLKLYQKHYPFPDPEIQQYVEDIDLEFLAEDLPKTIASMHVGANRIREIVLSLRNFSRLDRAEMKPVDIHEGIESTLLILHNRLKEKAHQREIQVIKEFGDLPKVECYAGQLNQVLMNILSNAIDALEMTSDKQESNLEILSDSRLIPMIRLRTQLVEDWVRISIADNGPGMSEKIRDRIFDPFFTTKPVGKGTGLGLSISYQIIVEKHGGSFECISAPGEGSEFIIQIPLTPLPEKMRGRSFEGALGEFSESEEG, encoded by the coding sequence ATGATTCATCTGGAAAATAACAGTATTTTAGACAATTTTACGGATGTGTTTTTCGTTTTGGACAGTAGGGGAAGATTCACATACCTAAATATACGAGCAGAACAATTTTTTTTGTGCAGCAGAGCAGAATTAATTGGTAAGTGTATTTGGGATAAGTTTCCCACATTAGCAAAAACCAACTTGGAGCAACAGTATAGCTTAGTAAAATCAAGTCAAGTGAGTGTTAAATTTGAGGAATTTTATGAACCTTTAGGCATTTGGTTTGAAGCCAGTATATTTCCCTACCAAGAAAATTTTGTCGTCAGTTGGCGAGATCTCAGTGAATGCACGCAAAAATCTCATTTAGCTAGGTTACAAGCAAAACTAACCGAAATTATTGCCGCCGGAGAAAGTTTAACTGCTACCCTGCAAAAATGTACGGAGATAATAGTAAACCAGCCAGATATTAGTCGAGCAGAAATCTGGACTTATAACTTGAAAGAAAAACAGCTACAACTAACAGTTTTTTCCGAGAAAGTATCTGCTCGGGAGAATCAAGAAGACTACAATAATCGTCAAAATCTTAATGGCGATCGGAAGTTATCAAGCTCAAATAATAGGTGCGTTGACGAAAATTTAATTGAGATAATTGCTAGGACTAGGGAAGCATATTATGGTATTCCTCAGCAAAGTCAAGAAAGAAAAAAGGGAAGTTTATCATTCGATGTAAGTGAAGAAAAAAGCTATTTTATTGGCTACCCATTGTTACTCGAAGAAAAATTAGTTGGTGCGATCGCTTTTTGGTGCGATAAGCCAGGAAATTCACAAATGGAGGAAACTTGGTCTAGTTTGTTAAAGCTAATCGCTATAGGGATAGAGCGTTGTTGGGCAAAACAAGCAAAAGCTTCTCATCGAGAAGGCTTAATTTTTTGTCTAGCTAATCAAATACGCAATTCTTTAGACCTTGATACAATCTTGCAAACTGCTGTCAGTGAAATCCGCAGTTTGTTACAAGTAAATCGTTGTTTTTATTTGTGGTGTTGGTCGAAGCCGAATCACCCTAGCTTGACAATATCTCACGAAGCTTGTGACCCTGAAAGTAAGTTAAGTACAATTGGAGACTGTCCGCCGCAAAAGTTAGGGCTTTTAGCCAAGACAGTTACTAGTAATACAATTTTATGTATAGACGAGATTAGTAATTATTCAGCTAAGAAAGATGAAGAAACAATCGAATTGCTAACTGAGTTGGGTATTAGTTCGATACTCTTGTTACCTTTAAAAACTCGCGCTGGACATTTAGGAGCGATCGCCTGTAGTAACTCTGAGGGTAAAAGAGTGTGGAAAAATGAAGAAATAGATATTTTGCAAGCAGTAGTGGATCAATTAGCGATCGCGATCGACCAAGCAGAATTGTTCGCTCAAGCTCGCGCTACTGCTCTTGCTGCTCAAACTCAAGCTCAACAACTACAATTAACTTTACAACAACTGAAACAAACTCAAGGGCAACTGATCCAAAATGAAAAAATGTCGAGTTTGGGGCAAATGATAGCAGGGATCGCTCACGAAATCAATAATCCGGTTAACTTTATTAGCGGTAACTTAAGCTGTACGAGCGAGTATGCAGAAAACGCGATCGCCCTATTGAAACTTTATCAAAAACATTATCCTTTTCCTGACCCAGAAATTCAGCAGTATGTAGAAGATATTGATTTGGAGTTTTTGGCTGAAGATTTGCCGAAAACTATTGCTTCGATGCACGTTGGTGCAAATCGCATCCGGGAGATTGTACTTTCGTTGCGTAATTTCTCGCGTTTAGATCGAGCAGAAATGAAGCCTGTGGATATCCACGAAGGAATTGAAAGTACCTTGTTGATTTTACACAATCGCCTCAAAGAAAAAGCACATCAGCGCGAAATTCAAGTGATTAAAGAGTTTGGCGATTTGCCGAAGGTAGAGTGTTATGCGGGACAACTCAATCAAGTATTAATGAATATTCTCAGTAATGCTATTGATGCTTTGGAAATGACCTCAGATAAGCAAGAAAGTAATTTAGAGATATTGAGCGATTCGAGATTAATACCGATGATTCGCCTCCGCACTCAATTAGTTGAGGATTGGGTGAGAATTTCGATTGCGGATAACGGTCCGGGTATGAGTGAGAAAATCCGCGATCGCATTTTCGATCCTTTCTTTACTACAAAACCTGTAGGTAAAGGTACGGGTTTGGGACTATCAATCAGTTATCAAATTATTGTCGAAAAACACGGTGGTAGTTTCGAGTGTATTTCTGCACCCGGAGAAGGAAGTGAGTTTATTATCCAAATTCCTCTTACACCGCTACCTGAGAAAATGAGGGGACGATCGTTTGAGGGAGCTTTGGGAGAATTCTCCGAATCAGAAGAGGGATAA
- a CDS encoding CheR family methyltransferase, which yields MSLLRHLEKALLEKFIHLIAANTGLSVREQDRNGLARKILFRIKSLKLFSPESYYQLLASESNQSRQEWQELIVLLTTTESYFFRDRGQLNLLQKIILPELIQRQKATKTLKIWSAGCSTGEEPFSLAIILQEILPDLADWQISIWGTDINREALAKAEKGVYTSWSFRLVERKILQNYFHPISQGFQLKDEIRELVKFENLNLVTARFDSPNYNIYDLDLVLCRNVFIYFDKEAIATVLAKFHQTIKPGGYLLTGHAELYGQNLQNFQTKIYPESIVYQRSKQRSLLKSPSDRPVRERAKIIEKPPIRQSITPAPTTAKNLYSEAQTRFQQKAYTSAIAKAKQVLQLEPRNFRAYFLLAQIYANLGKYEQAIHYCHQAISIDSFAIETYQLLAKIAEEQGDIQTAKNLLKKIIYLDYRCISAYLELSHLYAREGDSKRAEKMEVAGKELLRELTNDSSFAEPG from the coding sequence GTGTCCTTGCTAAGACATTTAGAGAAGGCTTTGCTGGAAAAATTCATCCACTTAATTGCAGCTAATACTGGTTTATCTGTTCGCGAACAAGACAGAAATGGTTTGGCTCGCAAAATTTTGTTTCGGATCAAGTCACTGAAATTATTTTCACCAGAAAGTTATTACCAACTCCTAGCATCTGAAAGTAATCAAAGCAGACAAGAATGGCAAGAATTAATTGTTCTGCTAACGACGACAGAAAGTTATTTTTTTCGCGATCGCGGACAGCTTAATCTCTTACAGAAGATAATTTTACCCGAACTAATCCAAAGGCAAAAAGCAACTAAGACGCTGAAAATTTGGAGTGCCGGTTGTTCTACTGGAGAAGAGCCGTTTTCCCTCGCTATTATTCTCCAAGAAATTCTCCCCGATCTGGCAGATTGGCAAATTTCAATTTGGGGAACTGATATTAATCGAGAAGCGCTTGCTAAAGCTGAGAAGGGCGTTTATACTTCCTGGTCATTTCGTTTAGTCGAGCGTAAAATTCTCCAGAATTACTTTCACCCAATTTCTCAAGGTTTTCAACTTAAGGATGAAATACGCGAACTAGTTAAATTTGAGAATTTAAATTTAGTTACCGCTCGCTTCGATAGTCCTAATTATAACATTTACGATCTAGATTTGGTTCTTTGTCGTAACGTTTTTATTTATTTTGATAAAGAAGCGATCGCGACGGTATTGGCAAAATTTCATCAAACCATAAAACCTGGCGGATATCTCCTCACGGGACACGCAGAATTATACGGTCAAAATCTCCAAAACTTCCAGACAAAAATCTATCCAGAATCAATTGTTTACCAGCGTAGCAAACAGCGATCGCTATTGAAAAGTCCCAGCGATCGTCCGGTGAGAGAGCGGGCGAAAATAATCGAAAAACCCCCCATTCGTCAGTCAATTACTCCAGCACCGACTACAGCCAAAAATCTTTACAGCGAAGCCCAAACCAGGTTTCAGCAGAAAGCATACACCAGCGCGATCGCCAAAGCCAAACAAGTGCTTCAGTTAGAACCTCGTAACTTTCGAGCTTACTTTCTCCTCGCTCAAATTTATGCTAATCTGGGCAAGTATGAGCAAGCAATCCACTATTGTCACCAAGCAATATCCATCGATTCATTTGCTATCGAAACTTACCAATTGCTAGCTAAAATTGCTGAAGAACAAGGAGATATTCAAACAGCCAAAAATTTGTTAAAAAAAATTATTTATCTCGACTATCGTTGTATCTCAGCTTATTTAGAACTTAGTCACTTATACGCCAGAGAAGGAGACAGCAAACGTGCCGAAAAAATGGAAGTAGCTGGGAAAGAACTTCTCAGAGAATTAACCAATGATTCTTCTTTCGCAGAACCCGGTTAA